The Streptomyces sp. NBC_00344 genome includes a window with the following:
- a CDS encoding TetR/AcrR family transcriptional regulator, whose translation MAKAERTLETRERILSAACEVIAEVGFEKIRMRMVAEHAGVSTALLHYHFENREKLFAEAMTHSFGHTGTELERDADTVPAAVVLARILHSMLPTDPELRQDWRLWQELWVRALRDDTAQQLAVDLYDQLHAWVGQALQRGIDSGEFADCDVDATSTLLLALCDGFGIRLMLGDPRIDLAAAQSAVWGAAARELDIAPEFPEL comes from the coding sequence GTGGCCAAGGCCGAACGCACTCTCGAAACGCGTGAGCGGATCCTGTCCGCGGCGTGCGAAGTGATCGCCGAGGTCGGCTTCGAAAAGATCCGGATGCGCATGGTCGCGGAACACGCCGGAGTATCCACGGCACTGCTCCACTACCACTTCGAGAACCGCGAGAAGCTCTTCGCCGAGGCGATGACCCACTCCTTCGGCCATACCGGTACGGAACTCGAACGGGACGCCGACACGGTCCCGGCCGCGGTCGTGCTGGCCCGCATTCTGCACAGCATGCTGCCCACCGACCCGGAACTCCGGCAGGACTGGCGGCTCTGGCAGGAGCTCTGGGTCAGGGCGCTGCGCGACGACACGGCCCAGCAACTGGCCGTCGACCTCTACGATCAGTTGCACGCCTGGGTGGGCCAGGCATTGCAGCGTGGCATTGACTCCGGCGAGTTCGCCGACTGCGACGTCGATGCAACCAGCACGCTGCTGCTCGCCCTGTGCGACGGGTTCGGCATCCGGCTGATGCTGGGTGACCCCCGGATCGACCTGGCCGCCGCCCAGTCCGCCGTCTGGGGAGCCGCCGCCCGGGAGCTGGACATCGCCCCGGAGTTTCCTGAGCTCTAG
- a CDS encoding 3-hydroxybutyryl-CoA dehydrogenase, with translation MAAIDIARTGVVGCGLMGAGIAEICARAGQDVVVVETDQVLAASGRRRIAASLERATTAGKLSAEGRDAALARITTTTDMDALTDRDLVVEAVAEDEATKVAVFARLDSTVRRPDAILATNTSSLPVIRLAAATTRPHQVVGLHFFNPVPVLPLVELVPSLLTAPDTTRRAQSFATDVLGKEVVRAGDRAGFIVNALLVPYLLSAIRMVESGTASADDVDRGMRLGCAHPLGPLALADLIGLDTVQAIAESMYDEFRESQYAPPPLLARMVEAGLLGRKSGRGFHTHL, from the coding sequence ATGGCCGCTATCGACATCGCACGGACCGGCGTCGTGGGCTGCGGCCTGATGGGAGCCGGCATCGCGGAGATCTGCGCGCGGGCGGGGCAGGACGTGGTCGTCGTCGAGACGGACCAGGTCCTGGCGGCCTCCGGGCGCCGCCGGATCGCGGCTTCTCTCGAACGGGCCACCACTGCCGGCAAACTGTCCGCCGAGGGCCGGGACGCCGCTCTGGCACGGATCACGACCACCACGGACATGGACGCGCTGACCGACCGCGATCTCGTCGTCGAAGCGGTCGCCGAGGACGAGGCCACAAAGGTGGCGGTGTTCGCCCGGTTGGACTCCACCGTGCGACGGCCCGACGCCATCCTGGCGACCAATACCTCTTCCCTGCCCGTCATCCGCCTCGCCGCGGCCACCACCCGACCGCACCAGGTGGTCGGCCTGCACTTCTTCAATCCCGTGCCGGTACTGCCGCTGGTCGAGCTCGTTCCCTCCCTGTTGACCGCACCGGACACCACCCGGCGTGCGCAGTCGTTCGCGACCGATGTGCTGGGCAAGGAGGTCGTGCGCGCAGGTGACCGGGCAGGCTTCATCGTGAACGCGCTCCTCGTGCCCTATCTGCTGTCCGCCATCCGGATGGTGGAGTCCGGCACCGCTTCAGCGGACGATGTCGACCGCGGTATGCGACTGGGCTGCGCCCACCCACTCGGCCCGCTCGCTCTCGCTGATCTGATCGGCCTGGACACCGTCCAGGCCATCGCCGAATCGATGTACGACGAGTTCCGCGAATCGCAGTACGCGCCCCCGCCGCTGCTGGCCCGCATGGTCGAAGCGGGCCTGCTCGGCCGTAAGTCCGGCCGGGGCTTCCACACCCACCTATGA
- a CDS encoding acyl-CoA dehydrogenase family protein, protein MDFRLTARQAELKSTARELTAILTAYEVDCEENNGLPPQAHADIRTAVLDSGLQAVNMPREWGGAGLTILEQAIVQEELGRLTGALWDTVWRPANALRFCTPQQRERYLEPVIRGERRDCYAVTEPGAGSDPQNLATTATRTADGWALNGEKWFVTVGDHADFLIVLAAAGDDRAPTLFLVDKDTPGIEMTRVPRFMHTFVYEHPEFTFTDVRVAEDAVLGGIGNGYDITRSWFTEERLMIAARTTGAAERALGLARDWAVERKQFGVPISDFQLVQGMLADCAVDIAVNRAYAHQVAWEVDNGTADRKTLHAKAAIAKLSASEASGRVIDRCVQIFGGRGYDRSYPVERLYRELRVDRIWEGTSEIQRLIVAGELIKRGTGVLQMPTAG, encoded by the coding sequence ATGGACTTCCGTCTCACCGCCCGCCAGGCGGAGCTCAAGAGCACCGCACGCGAACTCACCGCAATCCTCACCGCCTACGAGGTCGACTGCGAGGAGAACAACGGCCTGCCGCCGCAGGCTCACGCCGACATCCGAACTGCTGTCCTCGACAGCGGACTGCAAGCGGTCAACATGCCGCGGGAATGGGGCGGCGCGGGTCTCACCATCCTGGAGCAGGCCATCGTCCAGGAGGAACTGGGCCGGCTGACCGGGGCCCTGTGGGACACCGTCTGGCGCCCGGCCAACGCCCTGCGTTTCTGCACCCCGCAGCAGCGCGAACGGTACCTCGAGCCGGTCATCCGCGGTGAGCGCCGCGACTGCTACGCCGTGACCGAGCCAGGCGCGGGCTCCGACCCGCAGAACCTGGCGACCACCGCGACCCGCACCGCGGACGGCTGGGCGCTGAACGGCGAGAAGTGGTTTGTCACCGTCGGGGACCACGCCGACTTCCTCATCGTCCTCGCCGCAGCGGGCGACGACCGGGCCCCCACCTTGTTCCTCGTCGACAAGGACACCCCGGGCATCGAGATGACCCGGGTGCCGCGCTTCATGCACACCTTCGTCTACGAACACCCCGAGTTCACCTTCACCGACGTTCGGGTCGCCGAGGACGCCGTTCTGGGCGGCATCGGCAACGGTTACGACATCACCCGGTCCTGGTTCACCGAGGAACGGCTGATGATCGCGGCGCGGACGACGGGCGCGGCCGAGCGGGCGCTGGGGCTCGCACGTGACTGGGCTGTGGAGCGGAAGCAGTTCGGTGTACCGATCTCGGACTTCCAGCTCGTGCAGGGCATGCTCGCGGACTGCGCCGTGGACATCGCCGTCAACCGCGCCTACGCGCATCAGGTGGCCTGGGAGGTGGACAACGGAACCGCGGACCGCAAGACCCTGCACGCCAAGGCCGCCATCGCCAAACTCTCCGCCAGCGAAGCTTCCGGGCGGGTCATCGACCGGTGTGTGCAGATCTTCGGCGGGCGGGGCTACGACCGGTCGTACCCGGTGGAGCGGCTGTACCGCGAACTGAGGGTGGACCGTATCTGGGAAGGCACATCCGAGATCCAGCGCCTCATCGTCGCCGGCGAACTGATCAAACGGGGCACGGGAGTTCTGCAGATGCCCACCGCCGGCTGA
- a CDS encoding acyl-CoA dehydrogenase family protein has product MDFRYTPHQAGLKARAAAYTELLMRYENQSEEAGGPLPADTVRELTRAAIDAGVYAINMPEKWGGPGLSLLDQVIVEEEFGKVTNCLWDIPWRPANVLAYGTEAQREKYLLPVIRGERFDAFAVTEPGAGSDPGSGTSTATRADGGWLLNGEKWFVTCGDIADFLLVQADAGPERAATLFFVDKQAPGVDMTRVPRFMHSAVNGHPEFTFTDVFVPDEDVLGGVGNGYELTKEWFTDERLMIAARTTGAAERALGLARDWAVERRQFGAPIADFQLVQGMLADCAVDIAVNRAYTHQVAWEADQPHTDRKTLHAKASTAKLAASEAAGRVIDRCVQIFGGRGYDRSYPVERLYRELRVDRIWEGTSEIQRLIIANELIKRGTRALDLPLT; this is encoded by the coding sequence ATGGACTTCCGCTACACCCCGCACCAGGCCGGCCTGAAGGCCAGGGCCGCCGCATACACCGAACTCCTCATGCGCTACGAGAACCAGTCCGAGGAAGCGGGCGGACCACTGCCCGCCGACACCGTCCGCGAGCTCACCCGGGCCGCGATCGACGCAGGCGTCTACGCCATCAACATGCCCGAGAAGTGGGGCGGTCCCGGCCTGTCCCTGCTCGACCAGGTCATCGTCGAGGAGGAGTTCGGCAAGGTCACCAACTGCCTGTGGGACATCCCCTGGCGCCCCGCCAACGTCCTGGCGTACGGCACCGAAGCCCAGCGGGAGAAGTACCTGCTGCCCGTCATCCGGGGGGAGCGCTTCGACGCCTTCGCGGTCACCGAACCCGGCGCGGGCTCCGACCCCGGCTCCGGCACCAGCACGGCCACCCGCGCCGACGGCGGCTGGCTGCTGAACGGCGAGAAGTGGTTCGTCACCTGCGGCGACATCGCCGACTTCCTGCTCGTCCAGGCGGACGCCGGCCCCGAGCGGGCGGCCACTCTCTTCTTCGTCGACAAGCAGGCACCGGGCGTCGACATGACCCGGGTGCCACGCTTCATGCACTCCGCCGTGAACGGACACCCCGAGTTCACCTTCACCGACGTCTTCGTCCCTGACGAAGACGTGCTCGGCGGCGTCGGCAACGGCTACGAACTGACCAAGGAATGGTTCACCGACGAGCGGCTGATGATCGCGGCGCGGACGACGGGTGCGGCCGAGCGGGCGCTGGGGCTGGCACGTGACTGGGCCGTGGAGCGGCGGCAGTTCGGAGCGCCGATCGCGGACTTCCAGCTGGTCCAGGGCATGCTCGCGGACTGCGCCGTGGACATCGCCGTCAACCGCGCCTACACCCATCAGGTCGCCTGGGAAGCCGATCAGCCGCACACCGACCGCAAGACGCTGCATGCGAAGGCGTCGACCGCGAAACTCGCCGCGAGCGAGGCTGCCGGGCGGGTCATCGACCGGTGTGTGCAGATCTTCGGCGGGCGGGGCTACGACCGGTCGTACCCGGTGGAGCGGCTGTACCGCGAACTGCGGGTGGACCGGATCTGGGAAGGCACATCCGAGATCCAGCGACTGATCATCGCCAACGAGCTCATCAAGCGCGGCACCCGCGCCCTCGACCTCCCCCTGACCTGA